Proteins from one Capricornis sumatraensis isolate serow.1 chromosome 2, serow.2, whole genome shotgun sequence genomic window:
- the RHOV gene encoding rho-related GTP-binding protein RhoV, translated as MPPRELSEAESSPLRSPTPPPGRGSASPELGIKCVLVGDGAVGKSSLIVSYTCNGYPARYRPTALDTFSVQVLVDGAPVRIELWDTAGQEDFDRLRSLCYPDTDVFLACFSVVQPSSFQNITEKWLPEIRTHNPQAPVLLVGTQADLRDDVNVLIQLDQGGREGPVPQPQAQGLAEKIRACCYLECSALTQKNLKEVFDSAILSAIEHKARLEKKLNAKGVRTLSRCRWKKFFCFV; from the exons ATGCCCCCGCGGGAGCTAAGCGAAGCCGAGTCGTCCCCTCTCCGATCCCCGACCCCTCCCCCGGGACGGGGCAGCGCGTCCCCCGAGCTGGGCATAAAGTGCGTGCTGGTGGGCGACGGCGCGGTGGGCAAGAGCAGCCTCATCGTCAGCTACACCTGCAATGGGTACCCCGCGCGCTACCGGCCCACAGCGCTGGACACCTTCTCCG TGCAAGTCCTGGTTGATGGAGCGCCGGTGCGCATTGAGCTCTGGGACACAGCGGGACAG GAAGACTTTGACCGCCTTCGCTCCCTCTGCTACCCGGATACAGATGTCTTCCTGGCCTGCTTCAGTGTGGTGCAGCCCAGCTCCTTCCAAAACATCACAGAGAAATGGCTGCCAGAGATTCGTACTCACAATCCCCAGGCGCCCGTGCTGCTGGTGGGTACCCAGGCCGACCTGAGGGATGATGTCAATGTACTGATTCAGCTGGACCAGGGGGGCCGGGAAGGCCCGGTGCCTCAACCCCAGGCTCAGGGTCTGGCCGAGAAAATCCGGGCCTGCTGCTACCTGGAGTGCTCTGCCTTGACGCAGAAGAACTTGAAGGAGGTGTTTGACTCGGCCATTCTCAGTGCCATTGAGCACAAAGCCCGGCTGGAGAAGAAGCTGAACGCCAAAGGTGTGCGCACCCTCTCCCGCTGCCGCTGGAAGAAGttcttctgttttgtttga